From Streptomyces asiaticus, one genomic window encodes:
- a CDS encoding alpha/beta fold hydrolase — translation MMYDHDGTPVRTGRATVNGTSLHYRTAGSGPAIVLLHGVPKTGYHWRHLVPKLTPHYTVVVPDLRGLGDSARPSDGYDSATMSDDIAELMTHLGHETYAVAGEDWGAVIGYQLAARHRDHVTALVFAEALFPGFGFEDHTALTPENVSSGMHLWHLGFYFQPDIPEMLIAGHERELITYMIKYERSHPDSATPDAVDEYVRCYSMPGGIRAMLSIYRAMLVDAEQNRQTAQKKLDIPVLALGGSAFIGDRNESQMRLMAHDVTGHTFDAGHDLAEEVPDEMADVVLPFLATYL, via the coding sequence ATGATGTACGACCATGACGGAACGCCCGTCCGCACGGGCCGCGCCACCGTCAACGGAACGAGTCTGCACTACCGCACAGCCGGGTCCGGCCCCGCAATAGTGCTCCTGCACGGCGTGCCCAAGACCGGCTACCACTGGCGCCACCTCGTCCCGAAGCTCACGCCCCACTACACCGTCGTCGTGCCGGACCTTCGCGGTCTCGGCGACTCCGCCCGCCCCTCGGACGGCTACGACTCCGCGACGATGAGCGACGACATCGCCGAGCTGATGACCCACCTCGGACACGAGACATACGCCGTGGCGGGCGAGGACTGGGGAGCGGTGATCGGCTACCAGCTCGCCGCCCGCCACCGCGACCACGTCACCGCTCTCGTGTTCGCCGAGGCCCTGTTCCCCGGATTCGGCTTCGAGGACCACACAGCCCTCACCCCCGAGAATGTCTCCAGCGGCATGCACCTGTGGCACCTGGGCTTTTACTTCCAGCCGGACATACCCGAGATGCTGATCGCCGGACACGAGCGCGAGCTGATCACCTACATGATCAAGTACGAGCGCAGCCACCCCGACAGCGCCACCCCCGACGCGGTCGACGAATACGTGCGCTGCTACTCCATGCCCGGCGGCATCCGCGCGATGCTCTCCATCTACCGGGCCATGCTCGTCGACGCCGAACAGAACCGGCAGACCGCACAGAAGAAACTGGACATCCCGGTCCTCGCCCTCGGCGGATCCGCGTTCATCGGCGACCGCAACGAGTCCCAGATGCGGCTCATGGCCCACGACGTCACCGGACACACCTTCGACGCCGGCCATGACCTTGCAGAGGAAGTACCCGACGAGATGGCCGACGTCGTCCTGCCGTTCCTGGCCACGTACCTGTAG
- a CDS encoding TetR/AcrR family transcriptional regulator, whose product MARTREFDTEAAVSRAMELFWTRGYEATSVRDLTQHLGIGQGSLYAAFGDKEGLYRAALEHYRTTLAAAALRSLEEGTDARSAIRAMLVERVRIAVEDNGRGCLVVNAACERLPEDAATRRTVRDMQDASRDALAEVLRVAAERGEIATRHGPHTLAAFLVTFLNGLLVSSKITPDVRSLEPLVEVALASLD is encoded by the coding sequence ATGGCAAGGACCCGGGAGTTCGACACCGAGGCGGCGGTGAGCCGCGCGATGGAGCTGTTCTGGACGCGCGGCTACGAGGCGACCTCGGTGCGCGACCTGACGCAGCACCTGGGAATCGGGCAGGGCTCCCTGTATGCCGCGTTCGGCGACAAGGAGGGCCTGTACCGGGCGGCGCTGGAGCACTACCGCACTACCCTCGCGGCGGCCGCCCTGCGCAGCCTGGAGGAAGGGACGGACGCCCGGTCGGCGATCCGCGCGATGCTGGTCGAGCGAGTCCGGATCGCCGTGGAGGACAACGGCCGGGGCTGCCTGGTAGTCAACGCCGCCTGCGAGCGCCTGCCGGAGGATGCGGCGACCCGGCGCACCGTGCGGGACATGCAGGACGCCAGCCGGGATGCGCTCGCCGAGGTGCTGCGGGTCGCGGCGGAGCGGGGCGAGATCGCGACGCGGCACGGCCCGCACACCCTCGCCGCCTTCCTCGTCACCTTCCTCAATGGACTGCTGGTCTCCTCGAAGATCACGCCGGACGTCCGCAGCCTCGAACCCCTCGTGGAAGTCGCGCTGGCCTCCCTCGACTGA
- a CDS encoding winged helix-turn-helix domain-containing protein, producing MRYAQGGGLTAERRRFRERIRYDVGERSARGEKNAVIAKDLRVSERSVERWRRSWREGGRQALSPTGPAKRPKVDDRDFVILEPLLRCGARAQGWPDERWTLSRMRLLIADQLGVLLSVRGVWELLRRHGWSCQRPARRAVERDDAAVEGWVKETWPRAKPLRRRSGHGWSSRTKPPSRRRRTAHAPGCPKGAHRRCGLTGPGQRCGRRHPRR from the coding sequence ATGCGGTACGCGCAGGGCGGCGGGCTGACCGCGGAGCGGCGGCGGTTTCGGGAGCGGATCCGGTACGACGTGGGTGAGCGGTCCGCTCGCGGCGAGAAGAACGCGGTGATCGCGAAGGATCTGCGGGTCAGTGAGCGGTCGGTGGAGCGGTGGCGCCGGTCCTGGCGCGAGGGAGGACGGCAGGCACTGAGTCCTACGGGACCGGCCAAGCGGCCCAAGGTCGACGACCGTGACTTCGTCATACTCGAACCACTGCTGCGGTGCGGCGCGAGAGCTCAGGGTTGGCCGGATGAGCGGTGGACGCTCTCGCGGATGCGGCTGCTGATCGCAGACCAGCTGGGCGTGTTGTTGTCGGTCCGCGGGGTGTGGGAGTTGCTGCGGCGGCACGGCTGGTCATGTCAGCGGCCTGCGCGTCGAGCGGTCGAACGCGACGATGCGGCGGTGGAGGGATGGGTGAAGGAGACCTGGCCGCGGGCAAAGCCACTGCGGCGGCGCTCGGGGCATGGCTGGTCTTCGAGGACGAAGCCGCCGTCTCGACGACGTCGCACCGCGCACGCACCTGGGTGCCCAAAGGGGGCACACCGACGGTGCGGTTTAACGGGGCCTGGGCAGCGGTGCGGTCGCCGACATCCGCGGCGGTGA